From one Triticum aestivum cultivar Chinese Spring chromosome 4B, IWGSC CS RefSeq v2.1, whole genome shotgun sequence genomic stretch:
- the LOC123094534 gene encoding probable protein phosphatase 2C 74 → MLLYTVQFLCSVVAAFARLVRVLRKAMASVLCSPPVSLPATTSPASSAPLSMWRKAHPALGITVGDALRERDQREAREQLLIAPAVDAFAACNGSGVGAQQVESAKKAARGARKRPSMLVIPVAPEAVEVAAGWGAVVAEKEAEVEVEGEGFWLASRRGARHAMEDAYGVIAQKVGGDSQLAFYGVYDGHGGRAAVDFVSDHLGKSVVAAVLATTTEEAQEAEPSSWSTDAVSAAIRAAYLATDSELVKQGLRGGSCAATALVKDGDIYVANLGDCRAVMCRDGVATAVTSDHTAAREDERSRIENSGGYVSCGSNGMWRVQDCLAVSRAFGDADLKRWVISEPEIRRLPLTAGCEFLVLASDGLWNKVSNQEAVDAVSRSSAGRDSTGCCKELVDMARCRGSRDDIIVMVVDLKRFTI, encoded by the exons ATGCTATTGTACACCGTCCAGTTCCTCTGCTCCGTGGTCGCTGCTTTCGCCCGCCTCGTCCGCGTCCTCCGCAAGGCCATGGCATCCGTCCTCTGCTCCCCGCCGGTCTCCCTGCCCGCCACCACCTCCCCTGCGTCGTCCGCGCCGCTCTCCATGTGGAGGAAGGCGCACCCGGCTCTCGGCATCACCGTAGGGGATGCGCTGCGTGAGCGTGACCAGAGGGAGGCCAGGGAGCAGCTGCTGATTGCGCCGGCGGTGGACGCTTTTGCGGCGTGCAACGGCAGTGGTGTCGGCGCGCAGCAGGTCGAGTCCGCGAAGAAGGCGGCGCGGGGTGCGAGGAAGAGGCCGTCGATGCTGGTCATACCCGTCGCTCCTGAGGCCGTCGAGGTGGCGGCTGGCTGGGGGGCGGTTGTGGCCGAGAAGGAGgccgaggtggaggtggagggggaAGGGTTTTGGTTGGCGAGCAGGAGAGGGGCGAGACATGCAATGGAGGATGCATATGGCGTGATCGCTCAGAAAGTTGGAGGAGATTCCCAGCTG GCATTCTACGGTGTGTACGACGGACACGGCGGCCGCGCAGCGGTGGACTTCGTCTCCGACCACCTCGGCAAGAGCGTGGTCGCTGCTGTGCTGGCCACGACGACGGAGGAGGCGCAGGAGGCAGAGCCGTCGTCGTGGTCGACGGATGCTGTCTCGGCGGCCATCAGAGCCGCCTACTTGGCCACCGACAGCGAGCTCGTGAAGCAG GGCCTGAGAGGTGGCTCATGTGCCGCAACGGCGCTGGTCAAGGACGGCGACATCTACGTGGCGAACCTCGGCGACTGCCGTGCCGTCATGTGCCGCGACGGCGTGGCGACTGCCGTGACCTCCGACCACACCGCCGCGAGGGAGGACGAGAGGTCCCGCATCGAGAACTCG GGTGGCTACGTGAGCTGCGGCAGCAACGGCATGTGGAGGGTGCAGGACTGCCTGGCCGTGTCGCGGGCGTTCGGCGACGCCGACCTCAAGCGGTGGGTGATCTCTGAGCCGGAGATCAGGAGGCTTCCCCTCACCGCCGGCTGCGAGTTCCTCGTCCTCGCCTCCGACGGCCTCTGGAACAAGGTGTCCAACCAGGAGGCGGTGGACGCCGTCTCGAGGAGCAGCGCCGGTCGTGACTCCACAGGGTGCTGCAAGGAGCTCGTGGACATGGCGCGGTGTAGAGGGAGCAGGGATGACATCATCGTCATGGTTGTCGACCTCAAGAGGTTCACGATATAG